A single Chryseobacterium sp. DNA region contains:
- a CDS encoding BtrH N-terminal domain-containing protein, translating to MKLNFEHHQTAHCENGVASNLLLNKGLKLSEPMIFGIGSGLFFVYLPFLKVNFAPGFSYRPMPGAIFSKAAKRLGIKIKREKFSNPKEAQKALERNLEHNIPTGLQVGVFNLTYFPEEYKFHFNAHNLVVYGKENGKFLISDPVMDYVTSLSEAELEKVRYAKGALPPKGHMYYPVYVPENINLEEAIKKGIRDTCKNMLAPVPLIGVKAMRWVARSIPKWAEKKGTKVTNHYLGQLIRMQEEIGTGGGGFRFIYGAFLQEAAVILNNDQLKELSKEITAIGDLWRDFAVDIARVYKNRNSKSNIYNELSKTMLHIADLEEAFYKKLRKAI from the coding sequence ATGAAATTAAACTTTGAACACCATCAGACTGCGCATTGCGAAAACGGTGTTGCTTCTAATCTACTGCTTAATAAAGGACTGAAACTTAGTGAGCCCATGATCTTTGGGATCGGTTCCGGACTGTTTTTTGTCTATCTCCCTTTTTTAAAGGTGAATTTTGCTCCCGGCTTCAGCTATCGTCCGATGCCCGGTGCTATTTTCAGCAAAGCAGCCAAAAGATTAGGAATAAAAATCAAGAGAGAAAAATTCTCAAATCCTAAAGAAGCCCAAAAAGCTCTGGAAAGAAATCTGGAACACAATATTCCTACAGGACTGCAGGTGGGTGTTTTTAACCTTACTTATTTCCCTGAAGAATATAAATTCCACTTCAATGCCCATAATCTTGTGGTCTATGGTAAAGAGAACGGAAAATTTTTGATCAGTGATCCGGTGATGGATTATGTAACCTCCCTTTCTGAAGCAGAACTGGAAAAGGTAAGATATGCTAAAGGAGCACTTCCTCCAAAAGGACATATGTACTACCCTGTGTATGTTCCGGAAAATATCAACCTGGAAGAGGCCATTAAAAAAGGAATCAGAGATACCTGCAAAAATATGCTGGCTCCGGTACCGCTTATCGGGGTAAAGGCGATGAGATGGGTAGCCCGCAGCATTCCGAAATGGGCAGAAAAGAAAGGAACAAAAGTGACCAATCACTATTTGGGCCAGCTGATCAGAATGCAGGAAGAGATCGGAACCGGCGGTGGCGGGTTCAGATTTATCTATGGAGCCTTTCTTCAGGAAGCAGCCGTAATTCTTAACAATGACCAGCTAAAAGAATTGTCAAAAGAAATTACCGCTATCGGAGACCTTTGGAGAGACTTTGCCGTAGATATTGCCAGAGTGTATAAAAACAGAAATTCAAAAAGCAATATCTACAACGAGCTTTCAAAAACGATGCTTCACATTGCAGACCTTGAAGAAGCTTTCTATAAAAAACTGAGAAAAGCGATCTGA
- a CDS encoding ABC transporter ATP-binding protein, with the protein MAENMIEIKSLYKKYKNSDEFSVNNITLNIGRNEIYGILGPNGAGKTTLISMLSGLIKPTSGQFTIDGLSPQKDGFKIRQIIGIVPQEYALYPTLTARENLMFFGSLYGLQHKQLKKAIDESLEIMGLSKFADKQVGQFSGGMKRRCNLIAGTLHNPKVLFLDEPTVGVDVQSKKVIIDFLQELNKNGTCIIYTSHHLSEAEEFCTKIAIIDRGKIHAVGTPEELVSQIAHAENLEDVFISLTGKELRDVVV; encoded by the coding sequence ATGGCAGAGAATATGATTGAGATCAAAAGTCTATATAAAAAATACAAAAATTCCGATGAATTTTCTGTCAATAATATCACTTTGAATATCGGCAGAAATGAAATTTACGGAATCCTTGGACCTAACGGAGCGGGTAAAACCACTTTGATATCCATGCTTTCAGGATTGATCAAGCCTACTTCAGGGCAATTCACAATCGATGGACTGTCTCCACAAAAAGACGGTTTCAAAATAAGACAGATCATCGGTATTGTTCCTCAGGAGTACGCACTCTATCCCACCCTTACAGCCAGAGAAAACCTAATGTTTTTCGGAAGCCTGTATGGATTACAGCATAAACAGCTTAAAAAAGCAATAGATGAATCCCTGGAAATCATGGGACTTTCAAAATTTGCAGATAAACAGGTAGGCCAGTTTTCAGGAGGGATGAAGCGCCGTTGTAACCTCATCGCCGGAACACTTCATAATCCAAAGGTCCTGTTTCTGGATGAGCCCACCGTGGGGGTAGATGTTCAATCCAAAAAAGTGATCATTGATTTCCTTCAGGAATTGAATAAAAACGGAACCTGCATTATCTATACTTCCCACCATCTTTCTGAAGCTGAGGAATTCTGCACCAAAATTGCCATTATCGACAGGGGAAAAATTCATGCCGTGGGAACTCCCGAAGAACTTGTTTCCCAGATCGCACATGCTGAAAACCTCGAGGATGTTTTCATTTCATTAACCGGAAAAGAATTAAGAGATGTTGTTGTATAA
- a CDS encoding ABC transporter permease has product MLLYKLWRSFIKEILLLKRDIGGIVIIFVMPLLLIVTITLIQDSTFKNLEGSKIPIIFIDNDQSEVSKNIKAELENSKTFQLLTNFNEKSAQNAVFSGDYQMAIVIPKNLTKDLNSNIDSKVQTIVSSFGLESDSSAAKKPVSKAKEIHLYFDPATNAGFKNSVMNSVNKMVFEIENKKIYKAFQEQLGTTENLDENKNLITFKEITPKKGEMDVMPNSVQHNVPAWTLFAIFFIVVPLSINLVKEKSQGTSVRARISPTPYFIHILGKTFTYLIICMIQFLLMVAVGIYLFPYMDLPAFDVSGKMFQLVAVTLFAGLAAIGFGVLLGTIADTQEQSAPFGATSVVVLAAIGGIWVPVFLMPEFMQTVAKFSPMNWGLNAYYDIILRNSGIGGITKELVFLFLFYLATVAVSIFYEKKQNAV; this is encoded by the coding sequence ATGTTGTTGTATAAATTGTGGAGAAGCTTTATCAAGGAAATTCTTCTGCTGAAAAGAGATATCGGAGGAATTGTCATTATTTTTGTAATGCCGTTACTTTTAATTGTAACCATTACCCTGATTCAGGATTCTACTTTTAAAAATCTTGAAGGTTCAAAAATTCCCATTATTTTCATTGATAACGATCAATCAGAAGTTTCAAAAAATATAAAAGCTGAGCTGGAAAACAGTAAAACATTCCAGCTGCTGACAAATTTCAATGAAAAATCGGCTCAGAATGCTGTATTTTCCGGAGATTACCAGATGGCCATTGTCATCCCTAAAAATCTGACGAAGGATCTCAATTCCAATATTGATTCAAAAGTTCAGACCATTGTAAGCTCATTCGGACTGGAAAGTGATTCTTCAGCAGCTAAAAAACCGGTTTCAAAGGCCAAAGAGATTCACTTATATTTTGACCCTGCTACCAATGCCGGATTCAAAAACTCTGTCATGAACTCTGTCAATAAAATGGTGTTTGAAATCGAAAATAAAAAAATTTACAAAGCATTCCAGGAACAGCTGGGAACAACTGAAAATCTTGACGAAAATAAAAACCTGATCACCTTTAAAGAAATTACCCCTAAAAAAGGAGAAATGGATGTCATGCCGAATTCTGTTCAGCACAACGTTCCTGCATGGACCCTCTTTGCCATTTTCTTCATCGTTGTCCCCCTCTCTATTAATTTGGTAAAAGAAAAAAGCCAGGGTACAAGTGTAAGAGCCAGAATAAGCCCTACGCCCTACTTTATTCATATATTAGGAAAAACATTTACGTATCTTATCATCTGTATGATTCAGTTTTTACTGATGGTAGCCGTAGGAATTTACCTTTTTCCCTATATGGATCTTCCTGCATTTGATGTTTCCGGAAAGATGTTCCAGCTTGTGGCAGTTACCTTGTTTGCAGGATTGGCAGCCATAGGATTTGGAGTACTGCTGGGCACGATTGCCGACACTCAGGAACAGTCTGCGCCTTTCGGGGCTACGTCTGTAGTGGTTCTGGCAGCCATCGGGGGAATCTGGGTTCCTGTATTTCTAATGCCTGAATTCATGCAGACCGTAGCAAAATTTTCTCCTATGAACTGGGGACTGAATGCCTATTATGATATTATTTTAAGAAACAGCGGAATCGGAGGGATTACCAAGGAACTGGTCTTCCTGTTTTTGTTCTACCTTGCAACGGTTGCTGTTTCTATTTTTTACGAAAAAAAACAAAATGCAGTCTAA
- a CDS encoding thioesterase family protein — translation MQSKENIVTCTEEVRVRFNETDPLGIVWHGHYIVYFEDGREAFGRQHGLTYLDIQNAGYVTPIVKSTCEHFLPLKYGETFRIVTTFINTVSAKLIYKYELFNQNDQLVCSGETIQVFLDSEGNLCLYNPAFFQTWKDKMGLS, via the coding sequence ATGCAGTCTAAAGAAAATATAGTAACCTGTACTGAAGAAGTAAGGGTCAGATTCAATGAAACAGATCCTTTGGGAATTGTATGGCATGGCCATTATATTGTTTATTTCGAGGATGGCAGAGAAGCTTTCGGACGTCAGCACGGACTGACCTATCTCGATATTCAGAATGCAGGCTATGTAACCCCCATCGTAAAAAGTACCTGTGAACATTTTCTCCCTTTGAAATATGGGGAAACATTCAGAATTGTCACGACATTTATCAACACGGTCTCTGCCAAACTGATCTACAAATATGAGCTTTTCAACCAGAATGATCAATTGGTATGCAGTGGTGAAACCATCCAGGTTTTTCTGGACAGTGAGGGAAATTTATGCTTGTATAACCCAGCGTTTTTTCAAACCTGGAAAGATAAAATGGGATTATCATGA
- a CDS encoding beta-ketoacyl synthase N-terminal-like domain-containing protein, translating to MMKEVYITGYNCVTPLGFNVETNWNSLLEGRSGVALHQIIDHQDAFYASMIHSQKLDEEFSINFENQHFTRLEKMLLLSLKPLVEKYPITEDTAFILSTTKGNISLLKNQTVLPEGVYLSSLAKKIADFFGFKTQPVVISNACVSGVMAVAVAKNMIQAGKYKDVFVIAGDEITEFVISGFNSFQAIGTQPCKPYDKNRNGINIGEAAAAAYITSSPSENEKFRFKVLGDSAINDANHISGPSRTGDGLYASIKNAMMEAGVSGEQIDFISAHGTATLYNDEMEAIAFNRMELQHIPLNSMKGFYGHCLGASGLLESIISMESALHHTLLPSKNFEEMGVSQPLNIIQENQDAAIKYILKTASGFGGCNAAIVLEKC from the coding sequence ATGATGAAAGAAGTTTATATCACCGGTTACAATTGTGTGACACCTTTAGGATTTAATGTGGAGACCAACTGGAATTCGCTTTTAGAAGGAAGATCCGGAGTCGCTTTACATCAAATTATAGATCATCAGGATGCTTTTTATGCTTCCATGATCCATTCTCAAAAACTGGATGAAGAATTCAGTATCAACTTTGAGAATCAGCACTTCACAAGGCTGGAAAAGATGTTGCTTCTGAGCCTGAAACCTCTGGTTGAAAAGTATCCCATCACAGAAGATACCGCCTTTATCCTGTCTACCACAAAAGGAAATATAAGCCTGCTAAAAAATCAAACGGTACTGCCCGAAGGGGTTTATCTGTCATCATTAGCAAAGAAAATTGCTGATTTCTTCGGATTTAAAACGCAACCTGTTGTAATCTCTAACGCCTGTGTTTCAGGTGTCATGGCTGTTGCCGTTGCCAAGAATATGATCCAGGCAGGAAAATATAAGGATGTCTTTGTCATTGCCGGGGATGAAATCACTGAATTTGTTATCTCAGGATTCAATTCTTTTCAGGCTATTGGTACGCAACCCTGTAAACCCTATGATAAAAACCGAAACGGAATTAATATCGGAGAAGCTGCAGCTGCAGCCTATATCACCTCATCACCATCTGAAAACGAAAAATTCAGGTTTAAGGTCTTAGGGGACTCTGCGATCAATGATGCCAATCATATTTCAGGGCCTTCGAGAACGGGAGACGGGCTCTATGCCAGCATCAAAAATGCAATGATGGAAGCCGGTGTTTCCGGAGAACAAATTGACTTTATTTCCGCCCACGGAACAGCAACCTTATACAATGACGAAATGGAAGCCATTGCCTTCAACAGAATGGAGCTTCAGCATATTCCCCTCAATAGTATGAAAGGTTTTTACGGACACTGCCTGGGAGCCTCCGGGTTGCTGGAAAGTATCATTTCCATGGAAAGTGCTTTGCACCACACCCTGCTACCCTCTAAAAATTTTGAAGAAATGGGAGTTTCCCAACCTTTGAATATCATTCAGGAGAACCAGGATGCAGCGATAAAATATATTTTGAAAACAGCTTCCGGCTTTGGAGGATGCAATGCTGCAATTGTATTGGAGAAATGTTAA
- a CDS encoding 3-oxoacyl-ACP synthase, translating into MKKTNTCTIENSKITVDGNVIFESESLIFPEFAKEAYKSLELNYPKFHKMDRLSKLAFLSAEMLLKDEDHSKTALVFANRSSSLDTDFKYQESINSQENYFPSPAVFVYTLPNICVGEISIKHKMQTENAFFVLDEFDENFLNNYAAQILRSGKADKVLSGWIELYQDNYKAFVYLLTL; encoded by the coding sequence ATGAAAAAAACCAACACCTGTACCATTGAAAATTCGAAGATAACCGTTGATGGAAACGTTATTTTTGAAAGTGAAAGTCTTATTTTTCCAGAATTTGCAAAAGAAGCCTATAAAAGTTTGGAGTTGAACTATCCCAAGTTCCACAAAATGGACCGTTTAAGCAAACTGGCCTTCCTGTCTGCCGAGATGCTCTTAAAAGATGAAGACCACAGCAAAACCGCCCTGGTTTTCGCCAACAGATCATCAAGTCTGGATACCGATTTTAAATACCAGGAAAGCATCAACTCTCAGGAAAATTATTTCCCAAGCCCCGCTGTATTTGTTTACACTCTTCCCAACATCTGTGTAGGTGAAATCAGCATTAAACACAAAATGCAGACCGAGAATGCCTTTTTTGTTCTGGATGAATTCGACGAAAATTTTTTAAACAATTATGCTGCACAGATCCTCCGGTCCGGAAAAGCAGACAAAGTATTATCCGGCTGGATCGAATTGTATCAGGATAATTACAAAGCTTTTGTATATTTGCTAACCTTGTGA
- a CDS encoding phosphopantetheine-binding protein, whose translation MDNLKTELKHKIIEVLNLEDVSVEEIKDTDPLFGGGLGLDSIDALELIVLLDKDYGIKLADPKKGKEIFQSIDTMAKFIEDNRTK comes from the coding sequence ATGGATAACTTAAAAACTGAATTGAAGCACAAAATTATTGAAGTACTTAACCTTGAAGACGTTTCTGTAGAGGAAATCAAAGATACAGATCCATTATTCGGAGGAGGACTCGGGCTTGATTCTATCGATGCATTGGAACTTATCGTTCTTCTCGATAAAGATTACGGAATAAAATTAGCCGACCCTAAAAAAGGAAAGGAAATTTTCCAATCTATTGACACGATGGCTAAATTTATCGAAGACAACAGAACAAAATAA
- a CDS encoding beta-ketoacyl-[acyl-carrier-protein] synthase family protein, whose amino-acid sequence MSQKIAITGMGIISSIGNNVEENFISLQSGKHGISDIQMFETRHAGAIKTGEVKLSNGELVQKLQLNEDNNVTRTSLLGMVAAKEAVESSGISEINGYRTGLISSTSVGGMDITEKYFYSYEDFPEKQKYIDAHDAGSSSLAIADYLGLKGMVSTISTACSSAANAIMMGAKLIKNGVLDRVIVGGTDSLSRFTLNGFNTLMILTDSYNTPFDHDRKGLNLGEAAAFLVLESEEMVKKENKQVLAYLSGYGNANDAHHQTASSENGQGAFLAMQQALKISGLAKEDIGYINVHGTATPNNDLSEGIAMIRIFGENQVPEFSSTKAFTGHTLAAAAGIEAVFSILALQHGLIFPNLNFKTKMEEFDLMPVIELKEKDISHVLSNSFGFGGNCSTLIFSKS is encoded by the coding sequence ATGAGTCAAAAAATTGCCATAACAGGAATGGGCATCATTTCCTCCATCGGAAACAATGTGGAGGAAAATTTTATTTCCCTGCAATCCGGAAAACACGGAATTTCAGATATCCAGATGTTTGAAACCCGCCATGCCGGAGCCATTAAAACAGGTGAGGTAAAACTATCCAACGGGGAACTTGTTCAGAAGCTTCAGCTCAATGAAGACAATAATGTGACAAGAACTTCCTTATTAGGGATGGTTGCCGCAAAAGAAGCTGTAGAGAGTTCCGGAATTTCAGAGATCAACGGATACAGAACCGGGCTCATTTCTTCTACCAGTGTAGGAGGAATGGATATCACTGAAAAATATTTCTACTCCTATGAAGACTTTCCTGAAAAGCAAAAATATATTGATGCCCATGATGCCGGGAGTTCCTCATTGGCTATTGCAGACTATCTGGGATTAAAGGGCATGGTATCAACCATCAGTACCGCCTGCTCATCAGCGGCCAATGCCATTATGATGGGCGCAAAACTGATTAAAAACGGAGTTTTAGACCGTGTCATCGTTGGAGGTACAGATTCTCTTTCCAGGTTTACGCTGAACGGATTCAATACCCTGATGATCCTTACGGATTCTTATAATACGCCTTTTGACCATGACCGCAAAGGGTTAAACTTAGGAGAAGCGGCGGCTTTTTTAGTTCTTGAATCTGAGGAAATGGTTAAAAAGGAAAACAAGCAGGTCCTTGCCTACCTTTCGGGTTACGGAAATGCGAATGATGCCCATCATCAGACGGCCTCTTCAGAAAACGGACAGGGAGCATTCCTGGCAATGCAGCAGGCATTGAAAATTTCAGGATTGGCCAAAGAAGATATCGGCTACATCAACGTTCACGGAACAGCGACCCCGAATAATGATTTATCAGAAGGAATTGCCATGATCAGAATCTTTGGTGAAAACCAGGTTCCTGAATTCAGTTCTACTAAAGCATTTACAGGCCACACATTGGCTGCCGCCGCCGGAATTGAAGCCGTATTTTCAATTTTAGCCCTGCAGCACGGCCTTATTTTTCCGAACCTGAATTTTAAAACAAAAATGGAAGAATTTGATTTAATGCCAGTTATCGAACTGAAAGAAAAGGATATCAGCCATGTTCTTTCTAACTCATTCGGATTTGGAGGGAATTGTTCCACTTTAATATTTTCAAAATCATGA
- a CDS encoding beta-ketoacyl synthase N-terminal-like domain-containing protein, giving the protein MSTVYLNSASCISAQDTLNDNFFQNLHAKNSVQILKAVEPNYKEFIPPAMIRRMSKTVKMSSVASHYALQEAEITQPDAIIVGTGMGCSQDSEKFLKNVIDNQEEFLTPTYFIQSTHNTVAGQIALGLQCHAYNFTYVNTSSSLEFSLLDAQLQINDGEAENILVGSTDEQTNRTMELYRLNSTIKKETDLPADYLHSATNGVIWGEGASFFVVGKDKTDNSYAQLKDIRIINTLEVHETHNFIHDFLTKNNLSVHDIDAVILGFSGDAGSDRYYTQAMDLFPDSALLYYKHLSGEFNTASGFSTFMACHILKDQHIPDVMMINHKKKEEVKNILLYNHLAGSDHSLIILGKA; this is encoded by the coding sequence ATGAGTACGGTATACCTTAACAGTGCATCCTGTATCTCGGCTCAGGACACTTTAAACGATAATTTCTTTCAGAATCTCCATGCTAAAAATTCAGTGCAGATTTTAAAAGCCGTAGAACCTAATTACAAAGAATTCATTCCGCCAGCGATGATCAGGCGAATGTCTAAAACGGTAAAAATGAGTTCTGTGGCGTCCCATTATGCATTACAGGAAGCAGAAATCACACAGCCGGATGCCATTATTGTAGGAACCGGAATGGGCTGCTCACAGGATTCTGAAAAGTTCCTGAAAAATGTAATCGACAATCAAGAAGAGTTTTTAACCCCCACCTACTTTATCCAATCTACCCACAATACCGTGGCAGGACAAATTGCCCTGGGACTGCAGTGCCATGCTTATAATTTCACGTATGTAAATACGTCTTCCTCTCTTGAGTTTTCATTATTGGATGCTCAACTCCAGATCAATGATGGGGAAGCAGAAAATATTCTGGTCGGATCTACTGATGAACAGACCAACAGAACCATGGAGCTCTACCGCTTAAACAGCACGATAAAAAAAGAAACAGATCTTCCCGCCGACTATTTACATTCCGCTACAAACGGAGTGATCTGGGGAGAGGGAGCCAGCTTCTTCGTGGTAGGAAAAGATAAAACGGACAACTCTTATGCGCAGCTCAAGGATATCCGGATCATCAACACCTTGGAAGTGCATGAAACTCATAATTTCATTCACGATTTTTTAACGAAAAACAATCTGTCAGTTCATGATATTGATGCCGTGATATTAGGGTTCAGCGGAGATGCCGGATCAGACAGGTATTATACCCAGGCCATGGATCTGTTTCCAGATTCAGCATTGTTGTACTACAAACATCTGAGTGGAGAATTCAATACCGCCAGTGGGTTTTCAACTTTTATGGCATGTCATATCCTTAAAGACCAGCATATCCCGGATGTTATGATGATCAACCATAAGAAAAAAGAAGAAGTGAAGAATATACTTCTGTACAATCATCTGGCAGGGAGCGACCATAGTTTGATAATATTGGGGAAGGCTTAA
- a CDS encoding polysaccharide deacetylase family protein, producing the protein MKHYLFILFYLFCNAFVYAFQGSFWVYLFCFLAFSAVIVWGSFDIELGYFVSSITHKRTKIREVALTFDDGPTEFTPRFLDLLKEHQVKATFFCIGKQIEKYPEIFQRIIAEGHTIGNHTLSHSNSTGFLPTSTMIEEIKRCDEVIHHTGKIKTELYRPPFGVTNPNIAKAIQKTHKKSIGWNVRSLDTVIGDENKIYRRITKGVKKGSIILLHDTSEKTYQVLVNLLVFLEDKNYTTFTIDSITN; encoded by the coding sequence ATGAAACACTATTTATTCATCCTGTTCTACCTTTTCTGTAACGCTTTTGTCTACGCGTTTCAAGGGAGTTTCTGGGTGTATCTCTTTTGTTTTCTGGCATTTTCTGCCGTAATCGTCTGGGGCTCTTTTGATATTGAACTGGGATATTTCGTCAGCAGTATAACCCATAAACGAACAAAGATCAGGGAAGTCGCCCTGACTTTTGATGATGGCCCTACTGAATTTACACCAAGGTTTTTAGACCTGTTAAAAGAACATCAGGTAAAGGCCACCTTTTTCTGCATTGGAAAACAGATTGAAAAATACCCGGAAATATTTCAGAGAATCATAGCAGAGGGCCACACGATTGGAAATCACACGCTTTCCCATTCCAATTCCACTGGCTTTTTACCCACTTCTACAATGATTGAAGAGATTAAAAGATGCGACGAAGTCATACACCATACCGGAAAGATAAAGACAGAACTCTACAGGCCCCCTTTTGGCGTTACAAATCCCAATATTGCGAAAGCCATACAAAAAACGCATAAAAAAAGTATCGGATGGAATGTACGTTCCTTAGATACGGTTATTGGTGATGAAAACAAAATTTACAGAAGAATAACTAAAGGGGTAAAGAAAGGGAGTATCATTCTTCTTCATGATACTTCGGAAAAGACATACCAGGTTCTGGTAAATTTATTAGTATTTTTGGAAGATAAAAACTATACAACTTTCACCATTGATTCAATTACAAATTAA
- a CDS encoding outer membrane lipoprotein carrier protein LolA, with amino-acid sequence MIKNIAFGAFLLASSLFFAQNTAMSGAEAKAFVSKVSSETKEIKTLQSDFTQTKKMDFLDKNIVTYGKMSLQTPNMLSWKYTKPYQYSIVFKNNKIFINDQGKKSSVDAKSKTFEKINKLIVGSSNGTMFNDPEFSVAYFKNGNYNIAKFIPKTAQLLKYIKQIELYFPKNQPTVAQVNMTEASGDTTNIVFKNTKINASIPASEFSL; translated from the coding sequence ATGATTAAAAATATTGCTTTTGGAGCATTTTTATTAGCATCCAGCCTCTTTTTTGCTCAAAACACAGCGATGTCAGGAGCAGAGGCAAAAGCATTCGTCTCAAAAGTCTCTTCTGAAACGAAAGAGATCAAAACACTGCAGAGTGACTTCACCCAAACCAAAAAAATGGATTTTCTGGATAAGAATATCGTTACCTACGGAAAAATGTCACTGCAAACGCCTAATATGCTAAGCTGGAAATATACCAAACCTTACCAGTATAGTATTGTCTTTAAAAACAATAAGATTTTCATCAATGATCAGGGGAAAAAGTCTTCTGTAGATGCCAAGAGCAAAACATTTGAAAAAATCAATAAGCTTATTGTGGGAAGTTCAAACGGGACCATGTTTAACGATCCTGAGTTTAGTGTCGCCTACTTCAAAAACGGGAATTATAATATTGCTAAATTCATTCCTAAAACGGCTCAGTTACTGAAATACATCAAACAGATTGAACTGTATTTCCCTAAGAATCAGCCTACAGTAGCACAGGTTAATATGACAGAGGCATCGGGAGATACCACCAATATTGTTTTTAAAAACACCAAGATCAATGCTTCGATTCCGGCATCAGAGTTTAGTTTATAG
- a CDS encoding outer membrane beta-barrel protein, which translates to MKKIYFLLIGLLSGLSSAQVTFNPGIRAGANISHLSNGPTTSYWHYNDNQGYYQYGADQFDIKSKVDFYIGFQANIRFATFYALQPELYYTRQGAKFESQNPAVESKTVTLSYVGGAVVNKFYFDQFNIHFGPTLEFLTDNKNIPSPTAVDLGILLGAGYDITKNIGVEARIKKGFVHVYNDHTNVTFQAGVYYTFNLKK; encoded by the coding sequence ATGAAAAAAATATATTTCTTACTTATCGGACTTCTCTCCGGATTGTCTTCTGCACAGGTAACTTTCAACCCGGGAATAAGAGCAGGGGCCAATATTTCTCATCTTTCCAATGGTCCTACTACCAGCTATTGGCATTATAACGATAATCAAGGTTATTATCAGTACGGAGCAGATCAGTTTGACATAAAATCAAAAGTTGATTTTTATATAGGTTTTCAGGCGAATATACGATTTGCTACATTCTATGCCCTTCAACCGGAACTTTATTATACCCGTCAGGGAGCAAAGTTTGAAAGCCAGAATCCAGCCGTAGAGTCAAAAACCGTAACTCTCTCTTACGTAGGCGGAGCAGTTGTCAATAAATTTTATTTTGATCAATTTAATATTCATTTCGGGCCCACTTTAGAATTCCTTACAGATAATAAAAATATTCCGTCCCCTACTGCTGTGGATCTGGGTATATTATTAGGTGCCGGATATGATATTACGAAAAATATCGGGGTAGAAGCCCGAATCAAAAAGGGTTTTGTACATGTGTATAACGACCACACCAATGTAACCTTCCAGGCCGGAGTTTATTATACGTTTAATCTTAAAAAATAA
- a CDS encoding 3-hydroxyacyl-ACP dehydratase, with product MQSILTDFYTLESHEKMENGSIIAHIHLNKDHDIFKGHFPGNPVTPGVCMMQIVKELTEKFTGSRLFLKTASNVKFMAIINPFETPDLKLQLDIDENGEDVKVKNTTVFGETIALKMTVSYKTLTS from the coding sequence ATGCAAAGTATTCTTACAGACTTTTATACTTTAGAATCACACGAAAAGATGGAAAACGGAAGCATTATTGCTCACATCCATCTCAATAAAGATCATGATATTTTCAAAGGACATTTTCCAGGCAACCCTGTGACACCGGGAGTTTGTATGATGCAGATCGTGAAAGAACTGACAGAAAAATTTACGGGTTCAAGGTTATTCTTGAAAACAGCATCCAACGTGAAATTCATGGCGATCATCAATCCTTTTGAGACACCGGATTTGAAACTTCAGCTGGATATTGACGAAAACGGAGAAGATGTTAAAGTAAAAAATACAACGGTTTTTGGCGAGACTATTGCATTAAAAATGACTGTAAGCTATAAAACATTGACGTCATGA